The Streptomyces sp. TLI_105 DNA segment CTGCGGGGCCCGGAGGGAGGCGGCGATCCAGGCGACGGCGAAGACCACGGTCAGCGCGGCCAGGCCCGTTTCGGTGACCAGCGGCGGGTACGGGCCGACGCCCCACAGCACGCAGCCGACCGCCCCCGCGGCGCTGAGCAGCATCCCCCAGCCGGTGAGCGTGGTCCACGCGCTCCGCCGGTACACAGGTCTCACCCGCGTCGACGCCTTCTCCAACCGCACCATGCCGCCCCCTCTGCGCCCCTCAGCCTAGGGGGTGTCTCGTCCGGCGGATCACGGGCCGAGCCAGGGCCGGACCGAGGCGAGGGCCGGCCAGTGCCCTAATCGTGTTGACCGCCCCCGGCAGACAGTGCTGGAGTCGGCACGTGGACAGCATCCCCGCCAACCGGCGGCTCTGGAACCAGATCAGCAGCGCCTACCAGCAGGAGCACGACCCGCAAATCGGCGCCGCACCCCGGTTGTGGGGCATGTACTCCATCCCCGACGCGCACCTGCACGCCCTGGGCGACGTCGCCGGCAAGCGCGTCCTCGAACTCGGCTGCGGCGCCGGCCAGTGGTCCAGGGCGCTCGCCGCCGAGGGCGCCACCGTGGTCGGGCTCGACCTGTCCGAAGCCCAACTCGCCGCAGCGGCCCGCGCGATGGGAACGGCCCGCTACCCGCTGGTGCAAGGCGCCGCCGAACGACTCCCCTTCGTCGCCGACAGCTTCGACCTGGTGTTCTGCGACTTCGGCGGGCTCAGCTGGGCACCCCCGCACCTGGCCGTCCCGCAGGCCGCACGCGTCTTGCGCCGAGGCGGACGCCTGGTGTTCAACGTCGCCAGCCCGTGGTTCGAAGCCTGCTACGACGAAGCCGCCAGCCGCGTGACCACGACACTGCAGCAGGACTACTTCGGGCTGAACACCATCGCCGAAGGCGACGGC contains these protein-coding regions:
- a CDS encoding class I SAM-dependent methyltransferase; the encoded protein is MDSIPANRRLWNQISSAYQQEHDPQIGAAPRLWGMYSIPDAHLHALGDVAGKRVLELGCGAGQWSRALAAEGATVVGLDLSEAQLAAAARAMGTARYPLVQGAAERLPFVADSFDLVFCDFGGLSWAPPHLAVPQAARVLRRGGRLVFNVASPWFEACYDEAASRVTTTLQQDYFGLNTIAEGDGATSYQLTYGDWVKVLRGAGLVIDDLIEPRPEPGTPNGYNETDPPDWAHRWPAELLWVTHKP